From the Tripterygium wilfordii isolate XIE 37 chromosome 6, ASM1340144v1, whole genome shotgun sequence genome, one window contains:
- the LOC119999528 gene encoding UDP-galactose transporter 1: MEESVLCQWTVFRSLLAILQWWAFNVTVIVMNKWIFQKLDFKFPLSVSCVHFICSSIGAYLVIKVLKLKPLISVDPEDRWRRIFPMSFVFCINIVLGNVSLRYIPVSFMQTIKSFTPATTVFLQWLVWRKYFDWRIWASLVPIVGGILFTSMTELSFNIFGFCAALFGCLATSTKTILAESLLHGYKFDSINTVYYMAPFATLILGIPAMLLEGNGIIEWLNTHQSVGSSLFIIFASGVLAFCLNFSIFYVIHSTTAVTFNVAGNLKVAVAVLVSWLIFRNPISGMNAVGCAITLIGCTFYGYVRHLLSQQPPGTPRTPRTPRNRVELLPLVNNEKLDDKV, from the exons ATGGAGGAGAGTGTATTGTGTCAGTGGACCGTGTTCAGATCCCTACTCGCGATTCTCCAATGGTGGGCTTTCAATGTTACTGTGATTGTCATGAACAAATGGATCTTTCAG AAATTGGATTTCAAATTTCCTCTATCAGTATCATGTGTTCACTTCATATGTTCGTCGATTGGAGCATATTTGGTAATCAAGGTTCTGAAGCTCAAACCGCTGATATCAGTTGATCCTGAAGATCGATGGCGAAGGATTTTTCCCATGTCGTTTGTATTTTGTATCAACATAGTGTTGGGGAATGTGAGCTTACGTTACATTCCTGTTTCCTTTATGCAAACAATAAAGTCATTCACTCCCGCAACTACAG TGTTTCTGCAGTGGCTGGTATGGAGAAAATACTTTGACTGGCGAATTTGGGCTTCTTTAGTGCCTATTGTTGGAGGGATACTGTTCACATCTATGACGGAGCTTAGCTTTAATATTTTTGGATTTTGTGCAGCCTTGTTTGGTTGTTTGGCCACTTCAACAAAGACTATCCTGGCAGAATCTCTGTTGCATGGATATAAATTTGACAG CATAAATACGGTGTACTACATGGCACCTTTCGCCACCTTGATTTTGGGAATACCTGCTATGCTGCTTGAAGGCAACGGGATTATAGAGTGGCTTAACACCCACCAGTCTGTCGGCTCCTCCCTCTTCATTATTTTTGCCTCTGGCGTACTGGCCTTCTGTCTCAACTTCTCCATCTTTTACGTGATTCACTCCACAACAGCCGTCACTTTTAATGTTGCTGGGAACCTCAAG GTTGCAGTTGCTGTTTTGGTTTCGTGGCTGATATTCCGCAACCCGATTTCGGGTATGAATGCTGTTGGATGTGCTATTACACTTATAGGATGTACATTCTATGGATATGTGAGGCACCTGCTCTCCCAACAGCCACCAGGAACTCCTCGAACACCACGGACGCCTAGGAATCGGGTGGAGTTACTTCCCCTTGTAAATAATGAAAAGTTAGATGATAAAGTCTGA